TGTGATCATTGTCATCCTCTCTTTTTGCTTCCTTCACATGTTCCTTGGAAATTAACTCTGCATTATTTGATATTGCTGTCATATTACCTCTTGGATTCAGACTTAAATGAAAGTCTTCCCATGCAAGTGTTTTAATTTCCCTCCTTTCCGATGCTTTTAGTTCAATATCGTGATTTGATTGTTTACTAACTTCAATCCCAAAAGATTCTGATTCTAAGGCTTTTTCAGCTGCTGCAGCAGCTGTATCAGTGTGTCTCTTCCTTTCTTCATTCCTATCAGATACAAGCTCACGCTGAATTATTTTTTCTGGATTATTTTGGATATTAACTTTATGGTGATGATCATCAACACTATTTTTTCTGGTTTCACGTTCATCTTGTCCTCGTTCAACATTCATTTTTTCCTGAAATAGTGTAACATAATTCGTTTCAGTGTAACTATCACAATTCAGTGCATACTGTTATTTTGAGACAACGTGCTCTTACTTTATTGATCAATACAGGCTTCTGCTCCAAACGCAAAGTAACTCCAATTTCTGAAGCAATTTGTTTCAGCGCTTTCATTTTGATTTCCATGGTGAGGCGTTTTGGTGAAAGCTTTTGTATCATCTACACAAACCAAGCAAAAGTTATCAGAATAATGGGAAATTCTCTTGAAACGAGTTCTCTTGCAATAACTAATCAGCACCTCAGAGTTCACTCTATTATTTTTGTGCAACTCAACAGCATGGTCTGCAAACTCTTTCCCAAACCTTGATGTTAAAATCTCTCTTATCTTGTGCAGCTCTGGAAAATCTCCACACCTTGAGGATGCAAAGATAAGGCTAGATGTTGTTTCCATGAGATCAACGGGGCACTCCCTACACATGTtcaaaaaatactaaattagcAAATTAAGACAGTGAAATGCATTCATCGTCAAATAATCCATCACCACTTCAGTTTGGTGTTTCTTCAAAGATTCACTCAACAGCAATAGAAGCAAGGAGAGAAGAAAACTTACTTGTTGGTTTCAAGAGCTTCAGCTCTTTCTCTCAGCAAATTACAATAGTTTTCTACCATAGAAAACACTTCCAACATGTTTTGTTCTATTATCCATTGATCCACCTGTTAACAAGTAATagataaattcaatatatttacgtgtaagagagagaaagagaagagttTAGAGTTCAGATTCTCTGCTGATTAAAAGTATGCTGATATTGGTATATTAAAGttcttttcaatatatttaaaacataaaaattagtGTTCATCAATCTATTTTGAAGACAGAGTAAAGGGACAGTACCAAAAACTCAATAGAGAATTCAATATGAGTTCAGGTGTGTGATTATTAGCAATAACTTACACGAAGTAGAGCAGGGTCATGGTAACCAAGGTTTAAGAGCTGAGCAACATCAGAGCGAGCATAAGAGGCTCGAGCTTTGTGCTGATTCTTCAAGATAACAATCCTAGAAACAGCAAGTGTGGTGATGCTTTTGATCTTGGAAGTGAAGCTTTTTCCAAGCAGACCCATGTTATGTTATGAATGGAATTTGGTGATTCCTTGCTTGTGTGCAAAAGGGGTGAGGAATGAAAGAAGGATTGTATGATCAAACGACTGTAGTTGCAGAGTTGAGACTTTATTCTGTGAGATAATGTTTGTTGTCAGATATAAATGAAATCGTCCCCAGAATAATAAATACGAGTTTGACAgtcattatttgttttgaattggCCTAACCTATGTTTGAGTAGTTCCTGTCTGGTTCCTTTCTGGAACATAAATACCAGAATGTCTGATGATTTCTATTGGAAACTGGTCGTTTTTCAAAAGGGTCCACAACTACTCGGGATATGACCCATTCTCATGCAACTGGTTTAGAATTGGAAAGGTCAAAACCTTAAATTATTGCCATAAGTCATGTGAATTATTTAGTTAGTCCTATGCTGGTTGAAGAAGTTGTGGAAAAGCGTAGGATTGGTCTTGGTAAGCCAATATATATAACAGtatactaatattttaacaaaagtaGAAAATTTGAACAGCATTTGGTAGCCACCATGGTAGAAAACTGATGTGCGTAGTAATGCCATTTTCTCATGTGGCTGCGTTCTAACTAGGGAATAAATAGTGTGTGCAatgtgttaaaaaattatataaaattgaaagagGTGAATTTGGCTGCTGTGACAAGGTAGAACCAAGCAAATATTTAGGTGCATCGCAATAGAAAATCCCTATTATGACCTGGTAGTTCGATTCACATTCttttaatgaaaatgataattAGTTAAAGAATATTATTAGTTCGATTCACCATCGTGACTGCGTGAATATCCAAGTATGTTTGATTTCGTAATGGAAATTGACTTTACCGCCGGTTAAACTtggaacaaaaataatattccaaaatcaTTTACGTTTTTTTAGATTCTTTTctcaacaaaataaatgaatttagaatatttcataaaaattgtattatttgagtgtaaaaatttaaaagaaatttaaagtataaaatgGACTTACtaatttaagtatttaaaatatattttagattaggCTTTATATAGTTAAATACATTCACGAAGGTGTATTCAGCGCTCTTTTTCATCTTCACAAAAGGAAGAGTATCCAAAGAAGTGAAGTGAATCGGAGGATCTTCTTTTGTTCGGTAAGGTAATGCGAATTCGCTTTCGCTCCCTCTTTCTTTGGCTTCATCCTTTCTGCAAATTTTGATAT
This sequence is a window from Vigna angularis cultivar LongXiaoDou No.4 chromosome 2, ASM1680809v1, whole genome shotgun sequence. Protein-coding genes within it:
- the LOC108321677 gene encoding uncharacterized protein LOC108321677 → MGLLGKSFTSKIKSITTLAVSRIVILKNQHKARASYARSDVAQLLNLGYHDPALLRVDQWIIEQNMLEVFSMVENYCNLLRERAEALETNKECPVDLMETTSSLIFASSRCGDFPELHKIREILTSRFGKEFADHAVELHKNNRVNSEMIQKLSPKRLTMEIKMKALKQIASEIGVTLRLEQKPVLINKEKMNVERGQDERETRKNSVDDHHHKVNIQNNPEKIIQRELVSDRNEERKRHTDTAAAAAEKALESESFGIEVSKQSNHDIELKASERREIKTLAWEDFHLSLNPRGNMTAISNNAELISKEHVKEAKREDDNDHNSNSDAATENEHFKFNEERVHASSNAIRRNSQRSQSDPTQHLLATRRDGN